From a region of the Bradyrhizobium diazoefficiens genome:
- a CDS encoding DUF952 domain-containing protein, whose product MVKIYKICPASAWREAERQGVYRGSADDARDGFIHLSTAAQVPETLRKHYFGQRALFLVEIDGDALGSELRWERSRNDELFPHLYGELDLGAVIAVVNLNIRSDGGHDVPELLP is encoded by the coding sequence GTGGTCAAGATCTACAAAATCTGTCCGGCCTCGGCCTGGCGCGAGGCGGAACGGCAGGGTGTCTATCGCGGCAGCGCGGACGACGCGCGCGACGGTTTCATCCATCTCTCGACCGCCGCCCAGGTTCCAGAGACCCTCCGCAAGCACTATTTCGGCCAGCGCGCGCTGTTCCTGGTCGAGATCGACGGCGACGCGCTCGGCAGCGAACTGCGCTGGGAGCGCTCGCGCAATGACGAGCTGTTTCCACATCTCTATGGCGAGCTCGATCTCGGCGCGGTGATCGCGGTGGTGAACCTCAACATCCGCTCCGATGGCGGCCACGATGTTCCGGAGCTATTGCCGTGA
- a CDS encoding helix-turn-helix transcriptional regulator produces the protein MVRQAKAQRILTHDQIWIALDRLAARAGLSPSGLAKRAGLDPTTFNRSKRVTPDGRERWPSTESIAKALAAADASMKSFAELIDNDARDGRSVPLLGFALAGASGAFDESGLPSGKGWSEIALPATEDSHTFALEISGDGLTPVYRDGDIVLVSPGAAIRKGDRVVAKSKTGEVTIATLKRRTAKALELQLLDASQAARTMAVSDIAWIARIVWASQ, from the coding sequence ATGGTCAGGCAGGCCAAGGCGCAGAGAATCCTGACTCACGACCAGATCTGGATCGCGCTGGATCGGCTGGCGGCGCGCGCCGGCCTGTCGCCATCCGGCCTTGCCAAGCGCGCCGGGCTCGATCCCACCACCTTCAACAGGTCCAAGCGCGTCACCCCGGACGGCCGCGAGCGCTGGCCCTCGACCGAATCGATTGCAAAGGCGCTGGCGGCGGCGGACGCCTCGATGAAGAGCTTTGCGGAGCTGATCGACAATGACGCCCGCGACGGCCGCTCGGTCCCGCTGCTTGGCTTCGCACTGGCCGGCGCGAGCGGCGCGTTCGACGAGTCCGGCCTTCCCTCTGGGAAGGGCTGGAGCGAAATCGCGCTTCCCGCCACCGAGGACAGCCACACTTTTGCGCTGGAGATTTCCGGCGATGGGCTCACCCCTGTTTATCGCGACGGTGACATCGTCCTGGTTTCGCCCGGCGCAGCGATCCGCAAAGGCGATCGCGTGGTGGCGAAGAGCAAAACGGGTGAAGTGACGATCGCGACGCTGAAGCGCCGTACCGCGAAGGCGCTGGAATTGCAGTTGCTCGATGCGTCACAGGCGGCGCGAACGATGGCGGTGAGCGACATCGCCTGGATCGCACGGATCGTGTGGGCGAGCCAGTGA
- a CDS encoding DUF3237 domain-containing protein, giving the protein MADPRVKSVGDLETRHLFDIVVDLDPRLNFGAGPVGQRVLFGAAKGSFEGPRLRGEVLRGGGDWALFRADGAMTLDVRLSLRTHDGELIYMTYGGRWVTPQDLRAEMTDPARRTKVDPARYYFRTNPLFETGSQAYAWLNDIVCVGKGCLVEGAVAYKIFEVL; this is encoded by the coding sequence ATGGCCGATCCCCGCGTCAAATCCGTCGGTGATCTCGAGACCCGGCATCTCTTCGACATCGTCGTCGACCTCGATCCGCGCCTCAATTTTGGCGCGGGGCCCGTTGGGCAGCGCGTGCTGTTCGGCGCAGCCAAGGGCTCGTTCGAAGGCCCACGCTTGCGCGGCGAGGTATTGCGGGGCGGCGGCGACTGGGCGTTGTTTCGCGCCGATGGCGCCATGACCCTCGATGTCCGTCTGTCGCTGCGAACGCATGACGGCGAGCTGATCTACATGACCTATGGCGGCCGCTGGGTGACGCCGCAGGATTTGCGCGCCGAAATGACGGATCCTGCAAGGCGCACCAAGGTCGATCCCGCCAGATATTACTTCCGCACCAATCCGCTGTTCGAAACCGGCTCGCAGGCTTACGCCTGGCTCAACGACATCGTCTGCGTCGGCAAGGGCTGTCTCGTTGAAGGCGCCGTCGCCTACAAGATCTTCGAAGTGCTGTGA
- a CDS encoding ester cyclase, whose amino-acid sequence MRAGRMFELAERLAVAKSRQDVAAALEVLHPDMVLETPAFGTRVQGLAENARILTRFFETFPDYHVTLDGHASSADTLICWGTARMTMTGDRFGVVPNGRRAELPVFIAFGFRDDKIAHERFVFDLSELCAQSGVSTDAVRRKLFGDAGQA is encoded by the coding sequence ATGCGCGCCGGGCGGATGTTCGAGCTGGCGGAGAGGCTGGCGGTCGCGAAGAGCCGGCAGGACGTCGCTGCGGCGCTGGAGGTTCTGCATCCGGACATGGTGCTGGAGACGCCGGCCTTCGGCACCAGAGTGCAGGGGCTCGCGGAAAACGCGCGCATCCTGACGCGCTTCTTCGAGACCTTCCCGGACTATCACGTCACGCTGGATGGCCACGCCAGTTCCGCCGACACGCTGATCTGCTGGGGCACCGCCCGGATGACGATGACCGGCGATCGCTTCGGCGTCGTGCCGAACGGCCGACGTGCCGAGCTGCCGGTGTTCATCGCCTTCGGCTTTCGCGACGACAAGATCGCACATGAACGCTTCGTCTTCGATCTCTCCGAGCTCTGCGCCCAATCCGGCGTCTCGACCGATGCGGTCAGGCGCAAGCTGTTTGGCGACGCCGGGCAGGCATAG
- a CDS encoding TetR/AcrR family transcriptional regulator → MRAKDPPKSRREEYSEATRQALLDAGRDAFAANGFQGAGMEAISRAARVTRGAFYHHFEDKKALFDAVVVAMQREAAGRIEAAARNERKIWDRLSAGIEAYLDACEEPDYARIVIQEAQAVLGEPRYREIEETYPTALLIATLRALKRDGELNADDVDLLSRMIDAMICKIGLLLPHADDSKKLRRNGQKIVAAVLETFRHKA, encoded by the coding sequence ATGCGGGCAAAAGATCCTCCGAAAAGCCGTCGGGAAGAGTACAGCGAGGCCACGAGACAGGCGCTGCTCGATGCCGGCCGCGACGCGTTTGCCGCCAATGGATTTCAAGGGGCCGGCATGGAGGCGATCTCGCGGGCGGCGCGGGTCACGCGCGGCGCGTTCTACCATCACTTCGAGGACAAGAAGGCGCTGTTCGACGCCGTGGTGGTTGCCATGCAGCGTGAGGCGGCGGGCAGAATCGAGGCCGCGGCACGGAACGAGCGCAAGATCTGGGATCGTCTCAGCGCCGGCATCGAGGCCTATCTCGACGCCTGTGAAGAGCCGGACTATGCGCGCATCGTTATCCAGGAGGCGCAGGCCGTGCTCGGCGAACCGCGCTATCGCGAGATCGAGGAAACCTATCCGACCGCGCTCCTGATCGCGACGCTGCGGGCGCTGAAGCGCGATGGCGAGTTGAATGCGGACGACGTCGATCTGCTGAGCCGGATGATCGACGCAATGATCTGCAAGATCGGGCTATTGCTCCCCCATGCGGACGATTCCAAGAAGCTGCGCAGAAACGGACAGAAAATCGTCGCGGCCGTGCTCGAGACCTTTCGCCACAAGGCGTGA
- a CDS encoding class II aldolase/adducin family protein, translating into MQFRVEPTSVQSKSLADISAEEWQARVDLAAAHRLAFMEGFSEGIFNHLTLVVPGRSDRYYQIPFGTHWSEVTASCFMEVGIDDAEVKRGEGEVERSCYCIHAPIHKALPQAKAVFHTHMPYASALTRLEDPRIKEIGQTEVGLSGAIAYDDEYTGPALDPAEGARLAKVIGDKTVLFMANHGISTVGASVADAYDKLYYVERAAQVQIYAMWTGQPLKQLPTPVVEKTRRDYMDEHLYNGRTPAQRHFAALKRMLDRREPDYAT; encoded by the coding sequence ATGCAGTTCAGGGTCGAGCCCACATCGGTCCAGTCGAAATCGCTTGCAGACATAAGTGCCGAGGAGTGGCAGGCGCGAGTTGATCTCGCCGCCGCGCACCGGCTGGCCTTCATGGAAGGCTTCAGCGAAGGCATCTTCAATCACCTGACTCTCGTGGTGCCCGGCCGCAGCGACCGCTACTACCAGATTCCGTTCGGCACACATTGGTCGGAGGTGACCGCCTCATGCTTCATGGAGGTCGGGATTGACGATGCCGAGGTCAAGCGCGGCGAGGGCGAGGTCGAACGCTCCTGCTATTGCATCCACGCGCCGATCCACAAGGCGTTGCCGCAGGCCAAGGCGGTGTTTCACACGCACATGCCCTACGCCAGCGCGCTGACGCGGCTGGAAGATCCGCGTATCAAGGAGATCGGCCAGACCGAAGTCGGTCTCTCCGGCGCGATTGCCTATGACGACGAATATACCGGACCGGCCCTCGATCCAGCCGAAGGTGCACGGCTCGCCAAAGTCATCGGCGACAAGACCGTGCTGTTCATGGCCAATCACGGCATCTCCACCGTCGGCGCGAGCGTCGCGGACGCCTATGACAAGCTCTATTATGTCGAGCGCGCCGCCCAGGTGCAGATCTATGCGATGTGGACCGGACAGCCGTTGAAGCAATTGCCGACGCCCGTGGTGGAAAAGACTCGGCGCGACTACATGGACGAGCATCTCTACAACGGCCGCACGCCCGCGCAGCGGCATTTTGCGGCCTTGAAGCGCATGCTGGATCGCAGAGAGCCGGATTACGCGACCTGA
- a CDS encoding 2-dehydropantoate 2-reductase produces MSLSDHAATSERRRIAVVGLGSIGGIIAGSLDAAGRHHVTACVRRGIERLVVERPDRIIEAQPRVLTDPSQVEIHDWVLLCTKAQDTASSAPWLQRLCGPTTHVAVLQNGIGHAERLAPFVGPATVVPTIVYYNGERLAPDRVRYRRASDYDFAVGDDAGGRGFVDLLEGTSMEILVSADFKTIAWRKLLLNAVANPITALTLQRQGVFRREDIGELVLSALEEAAAVARADGAQLANDEASKLRAMLLTFPPDAGTSMYFDRLAGRRSEVDALTGAVVAAGERHHIATPICRMLLTLMRAADSAPLAVKD; encoded by the coding sequence ATGTCCCTGAGCGATCACGCCGCCACGTCCGAACGCCGTCGCATTGCCGTGGTCGGCCTCGGCAGTATCGGCGGCATCATCGCCGGTTCGCTCGATGCGGCCGGCCGGCACCACGTCACCGCCTGCGTGAGACGCGGGATCGAACGACTGGTCGTCGAACGCCCTGACCGCATCATCGAGGCACAGCCGCGCGTGCTGACCGATCCGTCACAGGTCGAAATCCATGACTGGGTGCTGTTGTGCACCAAGGCGCAGGACACCGCGTCGAGTGCGCCCTGGCTGCAAAGGTTGTGCGGCCCCACCACCCATGTCGCAGTTCTGCAGAACGGCATCGGTCATGCCGAACGGCTCGCGCCGTTTGTCGGGCCCGCAACCGTCGTGCCGACCATCGTCTACTACAATGGCGAGCGGCTTGCGCCCGACCGCGTGCGCTATCGCCGCGCCAGCGACTACGATTTTGCGGTCGGCGATGACGCCGGAGGCCGCGGATTCGTGGACCTGCTCGAGGGGACCTCGATGGAGATCCTGGTCAGCGCCGATTTCAAGACCATCGCGTGGCGCAAGCTCCTGCTCAATGCCGTAGCCAATCCGATCACCGCACTCACCCTCCAGCGCCAGGGTGTCTTCCGTCGCGAGGACATAGGCGAACTGGTGCTGTCCGCCCTGGAAGAGGCGGCGGCAGTCGCGCGTGCCGACGGAGCTCAGCTTGCGAACGACGAGGCTTCGAAACTCCGGGCGATGCTGCTGACCTTCCCACCCGACGCCGGCACCTCGATGTATTTCGACCGGCTGGCGGGACGCCGCTCGGAGGTGGACGCACTCACTGGCGCGGTGGTCGCGGCCGGCGAGCGCCATCACATCGCCACGCCGATCTGTCGTATGCTACTGACCTTGATGCGCGCAGCGGACAGCGCGCCGCTTGCGGTCAAGGATTGA
- a CDS encoding lysine--tRNA ligase yields the protein MSVIDPNMSPSDLRTLAEQSNAWPFEQAKAIVARLKKSPKDEVLFETGYGPSGLPHIGTFGEVARTSMVRHAFRVLTEDKIKTRLLAFSDDMDGFRKVPDNVPNKEMLAAHLGKPLTQVPDPFSNEYPSFGHHNNARLRAFLDHFGFDYEFASSTDYYTSGRFDATLLKMLAAYDKVMAIILPTLGPDRRATYSPFLPISKITGVVLQVPMIRRDVAAGTVTYVDPDTNQEVETSVTGGNVKCQWKADWAMRWVALGVDYEMAGKDLIDSVKLSGAIARALGGTPPEGFNYELFLDEQGQKISKSKGNGLTIDEWLRYASPESLSLFMYREPKAAKRLYFDVIPRNVDDYQQFIDGFARQDDKQQLGNPVWHIHNGHPPKGDMPVTFQLLLTLVSSSNAENAETLWGFIGRYRPGVSPQTHPKLDAMVGYAINYYRDFVAPTKQFRVPTETERAALQDLRDALSQLAQDASAEDIQNVVYEIGRREPFLDQVKKGKDGRPGVTLDWFNMLYQVLLGQEKGPRFGSFVAVYGVQNAVNMIDGALARSA from the coding sequence ATGTCCGTTATCGATCCTAACATGAGCCCGAGCGATCTTCGCACGCTCGCCGAGCAATCCAACGCCTGGCCGTTCGAGCAGGCGAAGGCCATTGTCGCGCGGTTGAAGAAGAGCCCGAAGGACGAGGTGCTGTTCGAGACCGGCTACGGGCCGTCGGGCCTGCCGCATATCGGCACGTTCGGAGAGGTCGCGCGCACCTCGATGGTGCGGCACGCCTTCCGCGTGCTGACCGAGGACAAGATCAAGACGCGCCTGCTCGCCTTCTCCGACGACATGGACGGGTTTCGGAAAGTGCCGGACAACGTCCCGAACAAGGAGATGCTGGCTGCGCATCTCGGCAAGCCGCTGACGCAGGTGCCGGATCCGTTCTCCAACGAGTACCCCTCGTTCGGGCACCACAACAATGCGCGCCTGCGCGCCTTTCTCGATCATTTCGGCTTCGACTACGAGTTCGCAAGCTCGACGGACTACTACACATCAGGCCGCTTCGACGCGACGCTGCTCAAGATGCTCGCCGCCTACGACAAGGTCATGGCGATCATCCTGCCGACGCTGGGTCCCGATCGCCGCGCGACCTATTCGCCGTTCCTTCCGATCAGCAAGATCACCGGTGTCGTGCTGCAGGTGCCGATGATCCGCCGCGACGTTGCGGCGGGCACGGTGACCTATGTCGACCCTGACACGAACCAGGAGGTCGAGACATCAGTCACCGGCGGCAACGTCAAGTGCCAGTGGAAGGCCGACTGGGCGATGCGCTGGGTCGCGCTCGGCGTCGACTACGAAATGGCCGGCAAGGACCTGATCGATTCGGTAAAGCTCTCCGGCGCGATCGCCAGGGCGCTGGGCGGCACGCCGCCCGAAGGCTTCAATTACGAGCTCTTCCTCGACGAGCAGGGCCAGAAGATCTCGAAGTCGAAGGGCAACGGCCTCACCATCGACGAATGGCTGCGCTACGCCTCGCCGGAATCGCTGTCGCTGTTCATGTATCGCGAGCCGAAGGCGGCCAAGCGGCTGTATTTCGACGTCATCCCGCGCAACGTCGACGACTACCAGCAGTTCATCGACGGCTTTGCCAGGCAGGACGACAAGCAGCAGCTCGGTAATCCGGTCTGGCACATCCACAACGGCCATCCGCCGAAGGGCGACATGCCGGTTACCTTCCAGCTCCTGCTGACGCTGGTGTCGTCGTCGAACGCGGAGAATGCCGAGACGCTATGGGGCTTCATCGGCCGCTACCGCCCGGGCGTGAGCCCGCAGACGCATCCGAAGCTCGACGCCATGGTCGGCTACGCCATCAATTATTACCGCGACTTCGTCGCGCCGACGAAGCAGTTCCGCGTGCCCACGGAGACCGAGCGCGCGGCGCTGCAGGATCTGCGCGATGCGCTGTCACAGCTGGCGCAGGACGCTTCGGCCGAAGACATCCAGAACGTCGTCTACGAGATCGGCCGCCGCGAGCCGTTCCTCGACCAGGTCAAGAAGGGCAAGGACGGTCGTCCTGGCGTCACGCTCGACTGGTTCAACATGCTCTACCAGGTGCTGCTCGGCCAGGAGAAGGGTCCGCGCTTCGGCTCCTTCGTCGCGGTATACGGCGTGCAGAACGCCGTGAACATGATCGACGGCGCGCTCGCGCGGAGCGCCTAG
- a CDS encoding transporter substrate-binding domain-containing protein has product MAPSHQAKSSKSARSLLTGLAVGACLLAGLPAAKAQAPAKQPPAAPQAAPAVAPQAAPQAVPGFWDPRRRPERPDLSRLTVIRFLTETDYPPFNFTGADGNPAGFNVDLARSLCEEIKVTCTVQMRRFETLVDALSSNRGDAIIASMAVTPQLRARVDFTDPYYRVPARFVSRKDAVMAEIRPEYLEGKKVGVIAGSAHEAYLKAMFTDAELHAYPNDDALRNALRKGEVDFIFGDAISLAFWINGTDSGDCCAFSGGPFVESRFFGEGIGIAVRKGNDVLRQALNWALFRVWEKGRYTDLWLRYFSVSPF; this is encoded by the coding sequence ATGGCTCCATCGCACCAGGCGAAATCGTCCAAATCTGCCCGTAGCTTGCTGACGGGGTTAGCCGTCGGCGCCTGCCTGCTCGCGGGCCTGCCTGCCGCCAAGGCTCAGGCCCCGGCCAAGCAGCCCCCGGCGGCACCCCAGGCCGCGCCGGCGGTCGCGCCCCAAGCCGCTCCGCAGGCCGTGCCCGGCTTCTGGGATCCGCGGCGGCGACCGGAACGACCGGACCTGTCGCGCCTGACCGTGATCCGTTTCCTGACCGAGACCGATTATCCGCCGTTCAACTTCACCGGCGCCGACGGCAACCCGGCCGGCTTCAACGTCGATCTCGCACGCAGCCTGTGCGAGGAGATCAAGGTCACCTGCACCGTGCAGATGCGCCGCTTCGAGACGCTGGTCGACGCGCTCAGCTCCAACCGGGGCGATGCCATCATCGCCTCGATGGCGGTCACCCCGCAGCTGCGTGCCCGGGTCGACTTCACCGATCCCTATTACCGGGTGCCGGCGCGCTTCGTCTCGCGCAAGGACGCGGTGATGGCGGAAATCCGGCCCGAATATCTCGAGGGCAAGAAAGTCGGCGTCATCGCTGGCTCCGCGCACGAGGCCTATCTGAAAGCGATGTTCACCGATGCGGAGCTGCATGCCTATCCCAATGACGATGCGCTCCGGAACGCTTTGCGCAAGGGCGAGGTCGATTTCATCTTCGGCGACGCCATCTCGCTCGCGTTCTGGATCAACGGCACGGATTCCGGCGATTGCTGCGCCTTCTCAGGCGGTCCCTTCGTCGAGAGCCGTTTCTTCGGCGAAGGCATCGGCATCGCCGTGCGCAAGGGCAACGACGTGCTGCGCCAGGCCCTGAACTGGGCCCTGTTCCGCGTCTGGGAAAAAGGCCGCTACACCGATCTGTGGCTGCGGTATTTCTCGGTGAGCCCGTTCTAG
- a CDS encoding SCO family protein, whose protein sequence is MSSATRPLVIATAFAASLVVGLLIMFWAMGGASKLAQPAAIGGPFQLTDQNGKAVTDKSLKGKPTLIFFGYTHCPDVCPTSLFEMSEVLRAMGRDAEKVNAIFISVDPERDTPAIMKEYLSSFDPHLEGLSGDPAETAKVITSYRVYAKKVPTKDGDYTMDHTALIYLMDRDGRFVSPFNLKRTPEEAAADLKKYL, encoded by the coding sequence ATGAGTTCCGCCACCCGTCCGCTGGTGATCGCGACCGCCTTCGCCGCAAGCCTCGTTGTTGGGCTCCTGATCATGTTCTGGGCCATGGGCGGGGCCAGCAAGCTGGCGCAGCCGGCCGCGATCGGCGGCCCGTTCCAGCTCACCGACCAGAACGGCAAGGCCGTCACCGACAAGAGTCTCAAGGGCAAGCCGACTCTGATCTTCTTCGGCTACACCCATTGCCCCGACGTCTGCCCGACCTCGCTGTTCGAGATGTCGGAAGTGCTGCGCGCGATGGGCAGGGACGCCGAGAAGGTCAATGCCATCTTCATCTCGGTCGATCCGGAGCGCGATACGCCGGCGATCATGAAGGAGTATCTGTCGAGCTTCGATCCGCACCTCGAAGGCCTCAGCGGCGATCCCGCCGAGACCGCCAAGGTTATCACCTCCTACCGGGTCTACGCCAAGAAAGTCCCGACCAAGGACGGCGACTACACCATGGACCACACCGCACTGATCTATCTGATGGACCGCGACGGCCGCTTCGTGTCGCCGTTCAACCTGAAGCGGACGCCGGAAGAGGCCGCGGCTGATTTGAAGAAGTATCTCTGA